The Acidobacteriota bacterium genome has a segment encoding these proteins:
- a CDS encoding efflux RND transporter periplasmic adaptor subunit, which produces MTPRAALRHGEQKARRLEGDLMKWRAAVSCAILSAVGLLSSSCSHPSDATAPSAAAGPSQPVPEVAVTRVIAQKLNTTARLPAQLMPYEVVDVYPKVTGFVKWIKVDRGSKVKKGELIARLEAPELVAQRAEADSKFQSAESQLAAGEAKLEADQATYQRMKAAAKTPGVVALNDLEVAQKAAESDQANVAALEKSAKAAQDALRAVSQLEAYLNITAPFDGQVTTRYVHPGALVGPAGGPGAMTPIVQVQTLTRDRLVVPVPEYDAAGIPEGTEVSFTVPSFPGRIFKAPIARISGAVDIKTRTMPVELDVRDPQGELSPGTFCEVEWPVRRAYPTFFVPASAVASDLERTFVIRVRSNRTEWVDVKTGVGSGKLVEVFGDLKEGDEVAVHGTDTLNPDAHVTPKLISSN; this is translated from the coding sequence ATGACCCCGAGAGCCGCTTTGCGGCACGGTGAGCAGAAGGCACGCCGCTTGGAAGGAGACCTCATGAAGTGGAGGGCAGCCGTAAGTTGCGCAATCCTCTCGGCAGTCGGGCTCTTGTCAAGCTCGTGCAGTCATCCGTCCGACGCGACCGCGCCGTCCGCCGCCGCTGGGCCGTCTCAGCCCGTTCCCGAAGTGGCCGTAACTCGCGTAATCGCGCAGAAGCTGAATACGACGGCAAGGCTTCCAGCACAATTGATGCCGTACGAAGTGGTTGATGTCTATCCCAAGGTGACCGGCTTTGTGAAGTGGATCAAAGTGGACCGCGGGTCGAAGGTGAAGAAAGGAGAGCTCATCGCACGACTGGAGGCGCCGGAGCTCGTGGCCCAGCGCGCAGAGGCCGATTCCAAGTTCCAGAGCGCCGAATCTCAGCTTGCCGCAGGCGAGGCCAAGCTCGAAGCCGACCAGGCCACTTATCAGAGGATGAAGGCGGCGGCGAAGACGCCCGGCGTGGTGGCGCTGAACGACCTTGAGGTGGCGCAGAAGGCTGCTGAATCAGATCAGGCGAACGTCGCGGCACTCGAGAAAAGCGCCAAGGCAGCCCAGGACGCGCTGCGCGCGGTCTCCCAGCTCGAAGCGTATCTCAACATTACGGCTCCATTCGACGGCCAGGTTACGACGCGATACGTTCATCCCGGCGCGCTCGTCGGTCCCGCCGGCGGACCCGGGGCCATGACGCCCATCGTTCAAGTTCAGACGCTCACCCGTGATCGCCTGGTGGTTCCGGTGCCAGAGTACGACGCGGCGGGAATCCCCGAAGGAACAGAAGTGAGTTTTACGGTCCCATCGTTTCCCGGAAGAATCTTCAAGGCTCCCATCGCCAGGATTTCAGGCGCTGTGGATATTAAGACGCGCACCATGCCTGTCGAACTCGACGTGAGAGACCCGCAAGGGGAATTGAGTCCGGGCACCTTTTGCGAAGTGGAGTGGCCGGTGCGCCGCGCTTATCCGACTTTCTTCGTCCCGGCCTCCGCCGTTGCCAGCGATCTCGAGCGAACATTCGTGATTCGTGTCCGTAGCAACCGGACTGAATGGGTGGATGTGAAGACGGGAGTGGGGTCCGGAAAGCTCGTTGAGGTCTTTGGAGACCTTAAAGAGGGGGACGAAGTCGCGGTGCAC